Genomic segment of Truepera radiovictrix DSM 17093:
AACCCCAAGAGGGCGCGGCGAACGCGCGCCCCGCGCCCGACGCGCCCGACCTCACGACGGGCGTGCTGGCCCGCTACCGCCTGCTGATCCAGAGCGCTGCGGCGCTCGTCTTCGCGCTCTACGCGGTGCGTAGCGGCCAGGAGCTCTTCGGCGCGCCCGTGCTCGACCTTTTAGGCTTCGCCTTTATCGTCGTCGGGAGCATCAACGCCTTTAACTTTACCGACGGGCTCGACGGCCTCGCCGCCGGCGTCACCGCCCTCGTGCTGCTGCCCTTCGTGGGCGCCCCCTTCGTGGGGGCGCTCCTGGGGGCGCTGTTGGGCTTTTTATGGTTTAACGCCCGTCCGGCGCGCGTCTTTATGGGCGGCGTCGGCTCCGAGGCGCTCGGCGCGGCGGTCGCGGGCACCGCCATCTTGGCCGGTTGGGCGTGGTGGCTGCCGCTACTCGCCCTCATCCCGGTGCTCGAGGTCCTCTCGGTGATCGCCCAGGTGAGCTACTTCCGGCTGACCAAGGCGCGGCGCGGCGAGGGCCAGCGGCTTTTCAAGATGAGCCCTTTGCACCACCACTTCGAGCTCTCGGGGTGGTCGGAGGGGCAGATCGTGGTGCGGATGTGGCTCGTGACGGCGGTGTGCGTGGCGCTCGCCTGGAGCCTGCGCGGCGGGGCGGCGTGAACGTCCTCGTCTACGGCCTCGGGCGCAGCGGGGGCGCGGTCGCGCGGCTTCTGCGCCGCCAAGGGCACGCGGTGTGGACCTTCGACGCGCAGCACCCG
This window contains:
- a CDS encoding phospho-N-acetylmuramoyl-pentapeptide-transferase yields the protein MTVLVAALLSLFAVGTFVQLAKRRGWGKAVRQDGPTTHHTKAGTPTMGGAAFLLAALFTWLLFGPTERSAAVALLTAAAALLGLYDDLAALRRKRAVPAVRTVPAPDEAPPQRVSVHAEPQEGAANARPAPDAPDLTTGVLARYRLLIQSAAALVFALYAVRSGQELFGAPVLDLLGFAFIVVGSINAFNFTDGLDGLAAGVTALVLLPFVGAPFVGALLGALLGFLWFNARPARVFMGGVGSEALGAAVAGTAILAGWAWWLPLLALIPVLEVLSVIAQVSYFRLTKARRGEGQRLFKMSPLHHHFELSGWSEGQIVVRMWLVTAVCVALAWSLRGGAA